TATTACGGCGTCTGGGTGTCCAACCTGCATGGTTCTTTGCATTTTCTCACATTCACATCCATTATTATACAATCTCTACACCAAGTAATTTAGCTAcaagttaattttgtttgtttgtttgtttgcttgtttgtttgtttacagttgATGGAGCTCATAAATAGATCAGGGGGAGCAGGGGAGTCAAAAGATGAGAAATCAAACCTCGTTGCCATAGCAATCTATCTCATCAAAAATGGCGCAGACATCCACATTAAAGACCATGGAGGGCGTGACGTCATAGACGTCACCCTAAACCCGGCCATAAAGAACTTGCTGAGGGAACAGGACCAGAAAACAAGGTAAAACTGGTGAAAGGGTGCAAAGTTTCCACCTTTTTGAataattcaatgcaaattctACCCACAGTGGGATAGatttataaattttaaaactAAAGCCAATTTAAACGTTATGTTGGAATCAAAGCCATAAATAATATCCATGTTCCTTTACAtaattatattaaaggcagtggacactattggtaattactcaaaataattattagcacaaaacctttcttggtgacgactgtggggagaggttgatggtctaaaatattgtgagaaacggctccctctgaagtgccatagttttcgagaaagaagtagttttccacgaatttgatttcgagacctcagatttagaacttgaggtctcgaaatcaaccatctaaacgcacacaacttcgtgcgacaagggtgtttcttctttcattattatctcgcaagttcgacgaccgattgagctcaaatttccacaggttcattattttatgcatatgttgagaaacaccaactgtgaaggctagtctttgacaattatcaatagtgtcagtgtctttaataaagttttttttttctaaacaggACTATGAAGATGTTCAAGAATAAAAATGACGCATGCAAAGTGAGCTGATTTGATGGAAAATCAAATCCTTTACGATCTGGACCGACTGAATAAAAGCACCTTGGAACTTAGACAGGTAACCACAATTATTCAATTTTACGGAAATGAAAACTCATTTAAGTTTTACTAAGCCTGCCTGCAAAATGTAATCATGTGTTCTCTACATACAATGTATTTAACAATTAAAAGTAAATCATGACTTTTCTctttacaaatattatttacaaaacaataTGTGGTAAAATTGAACACTTTGAGATAAATGTGTTTGCATTTATTATGATTGTTTCAACTTTTATGCTGTAATTGTGATAttttgtattgctttgtgaTCTTTCTTTCGTTGATATACTCACTGGTGTGACAGGAATCAAGAAGGAAAGAAAGAAGTTGTCATGTAAAAATTTCTTTGCGAGGCTAGTGTGTTAGTGAAACAATAAAATGGTACTCGTTATATATGTGCGGTGGCAGTTAACAGCCGTTATACTTAAACAAGCCTACGAAAGTACGTCATTCTCGTTTACAGACGGCTGTTCATTTTTGAAAAACTCAATTAAATGGTgacaccaccccccccccccccccccgtccttTGAGATTAAAAGGTCAGAACAAAATTGTATTATTCTATATGCGCTTTCATTCGATAATTGCAATAATTGTCAAAcagtttattttattcacacACCCCAGACAAAGTATTGTTTCTATATTATATTAAACGTTTATACCTTATACGGAAATTGGAAACAAAAGCGCTGGAAAGCGGCTCGTTCTGGAGAGAAATGCAAACGGAAACTACAGTTTGAGTTGGCTATAAAGTGCCTCTAAATTTCTACCCAAACTTCGGATCTGGGTATGagaaatgcatttaaaaaaattcgtCTACAACATgtaataaatttaaaacttaGGTAGGTCTATATTTTTGGTCTTTTGTGACTCGATCAATCTTTGCTTatatcaggggccaatttcatagagctgcttagcatgaaattgcttccttgataaaaacaggattaccaaccaaatttccacgtgattttcaggataagcaaacaacagttgaataccagtaacaagcaatatgcaacaaatgaaaatttggttggtaatcctgtttttatcaaggaagaaatttcatgctaagcaaatttttaagcttagcagctctatgaaattgggcccagaatgtGACTCGAAAAATCTTTGCTTATACCAGAATGAGCCGAAAAGTCATATGTATAATgttgttaagcaataatttGTGCTCTATGAGCTAAACATAATAAGGATTAGGCCTAACTTCTCCTTAGATGTGTATGGCTATATAATATTGCTATTTGCAGGCTTCAATCCAACATGTGCcacaaaaacacattattttagcaATATTGTGTTTACTAATTAGTCAATCGTGTttctaaatatttatttttttgtgaacaattttaaagCTATTTACctataattttgtttccatATTAAAAAACCTAACATTGTATAAAATGCGCAGCAATGTTGTAAGCGTTTGAACAGTACCCAGACTTCTGAAATATCGTGACTTAGTATTTTAATACCACAATAGACATAATTCGATACTCGGTACCCATCACGCGTTACGCGTGGaataaggtgcatgctggtctagctagcgatcaagtttggtCGCTAGCTAGAGGAGcatacatttaaaggaacacgttgccttgaatcggtcgagttggtctttgaaaagcgtttgtaaccgtttgttataaaaatgcatatgggtagaaagatattgtaaaagtagaatacaatgatccacacaaacatgcctctaaattgcacggttttccttttaccttgtcgactaacacggtcggccatttatggtagtcagatttttgactcccataaatggccgaccgtgttagtttgcacagtgaaaggaaaaccacgcaatttcgaggcaaacttgtgcggatcattgtattctacttttacaacatctttccaaccacatacatttttataaaaaacggttacaaacgcttttcgaagaccaactcgaccgatccaaggcaacgtgttcctttaacagttaGCACTTGCGCAGTGTGTATTTTCGAAAAGGTCTATCCCACGTGACTTATCATTTTACATGATATAATAATAGTATGTACTCAATCTGTGTCAAAAATAAAGTTTCTAAAACAAGCATAAGTTGTTTCCCAGAGCACATTGTTTGTTCAAAACCTTTTCATTCCACCGCTGTTGGAGACCAATCCCTACCATATTGTCCGAATCGATCTCGAAAGGTTTGTTagttaatgggtgcgttcgtttagcttccctgggtcatcctcGGTCTGCCatggtgcgttcgaatagcttttgacgtcattccaggggctcacccaggtcagcccccagtgccctgcttgtggagtgggtcacttgggggctggccccaggtaaacgacgtcactacgagagcggtgagtggtcgttcgtttagctcttgtcaggggctcacccgagtgagcaccgcggggtagacccagggaagccaaacgaacgcaccctatgtatgCTATGGTTtcatgaagtgcttacactgtcgGCAACTGTTTTGGTCGCATTAACCAAATTCTGGTATGTTCCTTATAAAGTGTCCCACTATTGAAAGTCCACAATCACAGGGACACAAGATTGTGCCGTTTATCAACAACCCCTAATGTCATGACTTCAAcatttgggtgcgttcgtttagcttccataGGTCTACCCcacagtgctcactcgggtgagcccctgacaagagctaatcgaacgatcacactcgccctctcgtgatGACGGCATggacctcaggtcaccccaagtgacccactccacaagcagggcactgggggctgaccggggtgagccccgtcaaagctattcgaaagctgggtcgacccagggaagttaaacgaacgcacccattgatttACAAAAAAGGGTTTTTGGTTTACATTCTTGATGAGTTTTTCTCATAATATGactttgaggcattgcatggtgagggatcaatatatatttggtttgcggtaacacgtgTGTATCCACTTGCCAGGCagagtttgttttttagagATAAGTCTTTCtaatattctactaccacggagtagatttatcggattgttcgggagacttctcagttctgaaaagaaccgtcctTAGTAgttatagcaagacagttcactaaaaaaacaaactctacctggcaagtagctTGCTACACACATGGTGTGACCGCAAAcgaaatatatattgatacctcgccATGCAAATCCAATATAGTTTTGGATACTGGCCAAAACATTGTCATTATTCTCTCCCATTTTATATCAACTTTTACATTTCCCAAAATTCATTTTGAGAATTCCCTTCTTGTGGAGATGTACAAGGTTGCTGAATTCCTTGAATCGTGAGTGTTTGTACCCGAACGAGATGTCATTGTGGTAGTGATAAGGTATACTAGCGCCCTCAAGCGTTTTCTGGAAATACCAGAAGCCGAAGAGATGGATTTCGTCACAAAGTCCGAAAGCCGACGAGACTACATACAAACCTGAAACAATGATAATAAAATGGTTAATGATCAACTATTTAAGAGTCCTTTATACTTGTATGATTCCAAAGATCCTCTTTTTTGGAGTTGGTCATTAGGGAGATGCCTAAACAACAAAGAACAGAAACTGCCATAATGGTAGTCTGGGACCCTGTCTTCCCTGCTGTCAGATCCAGTAATTCCATTGGGTACATTATGATACGTGCAGTTACATGAGCTTTCCATTATGCCCATTGCTGTAAAGTCAGCATTATTATAATTTGACTGCATATCTTTTTGTGAAAtgaatgaggtcaaaggtgaaagtacACGCGGGTTtagaggcaggtctctggcgttattcacgagcctcgaagatgttcaggctaccatAATGGCTACCGTCATAAAAGTTGTTTAATTCTTACCAGTAGAGGGCCAATTTTGTTCGTAGTTCGCCCTTCTCCATAAGTATTTCACAGCAGAGAAATGTCCCGGGTGGTTAAAGATCGGCGTTGCAATACCAGAGTCTGTTAAGATATCCGCTATTCGCAGGTTAAATTTGAAGTAGGATCTCGTAGTGAAGGCAGGGAGCCAGACCATGCTGCCGTTGAATTGCCGGAGGTAAGTTTCGAAGGTTGTGACGTCTTCGGGTTTTCCTAAGGTGTTCATCCTGGACGGGGGAGTGAGGGGAAAGAACGAGGAAAGTTCAACGTTGTATGTTAATTGTTTTCTGTTGTTTCTCGTAATGAAGCATCGAGGCAATGGGCGAAAAGGGCGGAAAACTTAAAAATCACAATTCATAAAAGCAGGTTTGTcgtctgtttttattttcaataaattGATTGTTTGTTGGATATCAATCAATCTTTAAAGCAAATTCATAAATAAACTATGACTTACTGTTTGATGACAAATGAGGGATTGAGCGTAGTGAAGTTGGTCTTGGTTCCTACGTCATcttcgtgacctttgacctgggCTAGGTTGAACCTGATTGGTTGACAGTCATCAGTTGgtgaaaaagaagagaaaaaatgCATTGATGCATCAGTAGGTAGGCGTGTGGTAGGCCCGGCGATCTCTATTCCACTGACGGTATAACAGTGACCAGTGCTACAGGCCTACTTGTAACAGTAGAAGGCCATTTGACAGGATGGATAACAAAATGTATAGAAATGTTTTCAAACGTGTACATTGTAACAATAAAAACGAGGCTAAAAATTGTGTCCCGGGGcgaaaattaaatgtttttaactTTGACCAAATTTAGACTCCGAGGTTTCGGCTTCGCTACGGATTAGGTTCCATCAAGCCGCCTACGCCAGGAGACTTCCTTTATCTTTGAAGCAAGCTCTTGGTGGCGCCCTTGGTCTTTTCAGATTATGATCGAACCATACACTGCATTACCTGAAAATGAAATCAGCTTCGTCGATAGTATGTCCACATTTGGAGCCAGCCAGCACACCACTCGATCCTACAATGCTGCATCGTTTGAATCGTTTCTGTTTCTCAAATACTGTTCTCTGAAAATGTAGAAAGAAGATAGAAATATATAGCCAATGTTTTGTTAAGAGTTTCACAAGAGGGCTACTCACAGTAGGGTGCTGTGTtacactatgggtgcgttcgttaagcttccctgggtgtaccccgcggtgctcactcgggtgagcccctgacaggagctaatcgaacgatcacactcgccttctcgtggtgacggcatgcacctcagatCACCCccagtgacccactccacaagcagggcactgggggctgacccgggtgagcccgtcaaagctattcgaacgtaccggggcagaccggggtcgacccagggaagctaaacgaacgcacccattgatacCTTTTGCGCTGGTTGGCATGGATGACCGAATGTTAACAGATACTGCTCCCAAATTCAACATAACTTTCTGCACATATTATTAGCCTATAAACGGAATTGATTATTACATGATTTGCTTTGTtattctgtttgtttgttttttgctttgCATTAATGGCATTCCCGTATAGTTTTCTAACATTGGTTGGCAACAACTCAGGttgtgacgttgcaatagaaaggtctaatggagtaatggagagagctgCGACGACTTGTCATTATTTAGAAGTCACTTTAAGTCAGAGTACCAGACTAAACTGCACATTGGTTTGAGCTAACATTTGGACCCCAAAAATGGCATCTAGCAACTGGagctcctttaaaaaaaaaagtataccctgAATTAAATGCACACTTACTTCAGAAAGATTATACCAAAAGTTTTGTGATACATTCCACGGGTCCCCGTTCATATCAAAAGTCAAATTGACACCAACTTGAGTGTTTCTCCTTGTAAGGTAAAGAAGTCTTCTTGAATCCAAGAACCTCGTTGCACCAAGTATGTCTCGccttaaaaaccaaaatgaaaagaTACACAAATACTaaaaatcttattttttttttaagttaacccattttgacccatttctgggtcacttTGACACTGAATGCGGGTCAATTATTCTTaccactactggtaattgttagtctcacttggtgtatctcaacattatgcataaaataacaaagctgtgaaaatttgagctcaattggtcctcgaagttgcgagataattacacccttgtcacacgaaattgtgtgctttcagatgcttgatttcgatacctccaaatctaattctacagtctcgaactcaaattcgtggaaaactacttctttctcgaaaactacgttacttcagagggagccgtttctcacaatgttttatactatcaacagctccccaatactcgttacaaagttatgttttatgctaacaattattttgagttaccaaaagcgtccactgccttaaagtagGCCCTACGTGACAAatttctccaaaaaaaaaaagctttttcaTGAGGACGATCGGAGCATACTTATCGAAACGTCGTGTTGTTGCACCACCGGTTTCTGTACACTTACTAGACTATAAATTATTATCATGGTTTTTTGAGACATTATTACGTAACATACCTAAAAGCATTGGTGTTGGTTACGCTTTGGCGCCATGTTTGATTGGCGATACCACGA
The DNA window shown above is from Asterias amurensis chromosome 18, ASM3211899v1 and carries:
- the LOC139950707 gene encoding alpha-N-acetylneuraminide alpha-2,8-sialyltransferase-like; translation: MKHNSTLLVFLSVFCIASLFYGWRLWPAVSWRSTNHYTSIKSKMTAILNVTREQHTTLKPLAKTQLFTTEGPSTRTVTKTFEEYVRHFVKEYTNPYPRGTKHEKVFEIVRGIANQTWRQSVTNTNAFRRDILGATRFLDSRRLLYLTRRNTQVGVNLTFDMNGDPWNVSQNFWYNLSERTVFEKQKRFKRCSIVGSSGVLAGSKCGHTIDEADFIFRFNLAQVKGHEDDVGTKTNFTTLNPSFVIKQMNTLGKPEDVTTFETYLRQFNGSMVWLPAFTTRSYFKFNLRIADILTDSGIATPIFNHPGHFSAVKYLWRRANYEQNWPSTGLYVVSSAFGLCDEIHLFGFWYFQKTLEGASIPYHYHNDISFGYKHSRFKEFSNLVHLHKKGILKMNFGKCKS